Part of the Flagellimonas eckloniae genome, CTTTAAGAAAAGTTCAATTTGATGGTATCGCTTTTTTAAAAGCCAAGAAGCAATGGAGTTAAATAAAGGTATTGGCATTTTAGGTATCTTTAACCTAGAATTTAGTTAGGTGCATTAGCTAAAATAGGGTATCTAACGTTCATTTTCAAATAAGCTTTAAACATATCCATTCCATTATGCTTTACGAGGGAGTACTGCGCAAAATGCAGACTGAAATAGGAAATCCAATTCAATATTATTTGGTCTTTGAAAACGATTTTCTAAATATGAACCAGTTATTGAACAAAGAACTGACAATTGATTTTATTAAGTTCCAATGTCTTAACTGTGGAAAAGAAAAACCGATTTACCGAATGGGATTTTGTAAATCGTGTTTCTACGAAACACCATTGGCCGGGGATTGGATCATGAAACCAGAATTGAGTACTGCACATCTGGATAAGGAAGACCGAGATTTAGAGTATGAGAAAAAAGTGCAGTTACAGCCACATATTGTATACTTGGCAAACTCCAGTAATGTTAAGGTTGGGGTTACCCGAAAAACCCAAGTGCCCACTCGTTGGATAGATCAAGGCGCCCATGAGGCCATTGAAATTGTTGAGGCTCCCAATAGATATCTGGCAGGAATTACTGAAGTTGCCCTAAAAGAACATGTAAGTGATAAGACCAGTTGGCAAAAAATGTTGACGAACCGGGTTGAAGATGTGAATTTGGTAGAATGGCGCAACAAATTACAATCCAGTATTCCTGAAGAGGCTTCAGAGTACTTTTTGGGCGAAAACACAGAAACACAATTGGACTTTCCTGTACTGGAATACCCAGAAAAGGTAAAAAGCTTAAATCTTGACAAAACCCCAAGCTATACAGGTGTTTTAAAAGGGCTAAAAGGACAATACCTAATTTTTGATGACAATACCGTTTTTAATATCCGTGGTAATGAGGGGTATTATGTGGGGATAGGTATTAATTGAATATATACAACGAGGATTCTTCGAATCAAACCTCCTCCGAAAGTTTTGAATAAAAATGACGACCATTAATTAGACTTTGGAAATAAAGGGTCAATGGCAATTTTGTCAGAACCAAACATAAAAACCAATCAAGATGAGCGATCAATTAAAAAAAATCACCGCATCACATTGCGAAACACCTCCTGCAAAATATGATGACATTAAAGTGTTGTTCCTCAACTGCACATTAAATAGAACCCCTGTATTATCGCATACTGAAGGATTGATAAAAGTGGCACAGAATATTTTTGAAGCCAATGGAGCCAAAACAAAGGTTATTAGACCTGTTGATTATGTAATTCCTGCCGGATTGGGTCTGGATATGTCCAAAACGCCAGAATGGGATAAGGATGATTGGCCACTGATTCAAAAAGAAGTCGATGCCTGTGATGTTTTGATTGTGTGCACATCTGTCTGGTTAGGTGAAAAATCGTCTGTTTGCAATAGGACGCTGGAAAGAATGTATGGGTACACGCATCAATTTAATGATAAAGGCCAATACAGGGATTATGGAAAAGTTGGTGCTACACTTATAACGGGAAACGAAGATGGTGTTAAACATTGCGCTATGAATATTTTGTTTTCACTCTCACATATTGGATATACCGTTCCCCCACAGGCAGATGCCGGTTGGATGGGAGAAGCAGGCCCTGGCCCTTCCTATATGGATGAAGGCTCTGGAGGATTAGAAAACGATTTTACAAACAGAAACACCACATTTTTGGTGTGGAACTGTCTTCACTTGGCCAGAATGCTCAAAGACAATGGAGGTGTTCCGGCCTATGGAAACTTACCGGACGAATGGGAAGCAGGTTGCAAAGCTGGATTTGACAGTCCAGAACACAAGCGATAATTGAAGTCGATTATTTCTTAAATAAAAAATTCAAAGTTTTTTCAGAATAATTCCTTGTATCTCTCAACCTAAGTTAAGTAATATTTAACTGATCACTAACGAAAAAGTACGCAACCATTCGCTCAAATTTAGGTCTAGCTATTGAAGCTATAAATTTCAATCTATGTATCTAAAAATAACAACAATACTTTCTTTAGCATTGCTACTATTTTTTTCAAGTTGCGATAGTGACAATGGTGGAAATGAAAATTCAGCTAAGCTGGAGGGGGTGTTTTCTGGTGTTTTCACGGTTGAATACACAAATGGAGAAACAATATCGAATCCTGTTACGGTCACCTTTACTAATGGACAATATACCAGTTCTACAGGACTGAACAGATTTCCTGCAGGTGGAAATGGAGCGTTTGAGTTTGGGAACAATACCATTGAATTCTCTGATGAAAATATATGGACTGCCGATTTTGATTGGAACCTAATCCTTAATGGGTCTTATGAATATTCTCTAAATGAAGACCAACTGCACTTTTCCGCCAGTAAAAACGATGTAGGAATCTATGAATACATTTTAATAAAGGAATAGTATCAAACGACTAAAAGCAAAGGGCAATGCATGTGCATTGCCCTTTGCTTTTTCCAAGTTTTTGAAGCTTCTACTCTACTGTATCCTTTTTCTTTTTTCCAAAGAGTCCACCCAAAACAGAGTTTACCGCTTTTTTAGTGGGGTCTTCTTTAACCGCAGAAGAATCAGCCGAAGTACTGTCTTTTTTGGAACCGCCCAATAAGGATCCCAAAGCGTCTTTAACTCCGGATGATTTGGTTTGGGTAGAATCTGTATCATCATTCTTAAAAACATTCGAAATCAAATCTTTAGCAGTGTCTTTCCCTTGGTTCAATAGCTTTTGTTTTTGTATTTCCACCAATTGGGTGGTTAATTTGGAAACACCAGAACTCAAATCTGTTTTAACGGTCGGACTTGTATAATTACCTCCAATATTGGCGGTCACAGGTATCGTCAAATTTTCCATATCCGAATCATCCAACTGTGCAATAAGCTTGTTTACCTCGCTGCCCAAATATTTTGCAGGCACATCCAGGGTTGCTTTATATTGTAATTGTTTATCAAACGTATGGCTACCATCAATATTCACAGCAATATCTTTATAGTTTACGGTAAAGGGTTTCACGTTTACCGAACCATTATCAAAACTCAAAGCAGTTTTTAAATCGCTCAAATCCAAATCTTCAGTATTCAAAAAACTGAGTTTACTATCCAAAGCCGATAACAAAGGGGCATTTGTGGCATCTACCTTAGTGGAAAGTAATTCAGCAAGCAAAGATCCGGATACAGTTCCCAAATTAGGGGTCATATCTTCTTTTAAATTTCCTGAAATTTTTATATCAGAATTTATTTTACCTTGAAGGGCATTGGCCAACGGCGCCAAGGTTTTTAGCAAATCCAATGATTGAAAAGATTCGCTAATGTTGAAATTGCTCATTCCCAAATCCATGTCAAAAGTAGAAACCTCGTCTTTGGTAGATACCGTACCTGCAACACCCAATGTTCCGCCAAAAAGGTCTGATTTTAAATCTTTCAAAGTAGCAGCTTCATCCTTAATAATCAATGTGCCTGTAACATTCTTTAAGCTTAGGTTGTCATAAAAAACCGTATTTGCTGAGGCATCAATAGTACAATCCAAAAATGAAGGAATCTTAATTCGTTCCTCTGTTTCCGATGGTGTGGTATCCCCAGTGCCTTCTTCATCAATCGCATCATCAACCATGAAATCATTCAAAGCAAATGTATTGGAGGAAAGTTTAAAATCACCTTCAACATTCTCATCATTGAACATAAACCCTAATAAATTGGTCAATGTTCCAGTAGTACTAAAATCCGTACTACCTGTTTTTCCTTCAAACGAATTCAAAGACACCGTTTCAGGATTAAACGTCAATGCTGCCGTGCTTATTTCCACCGGATTCTTAAGTTCTTCGGATGCATACTCAAAACCAGAAAGTTTCATTGTACCGTTGGTCTTGGTATTTTGATATTGTTCATTTTCCAGAGAGGCCATATCAAATGCCGTGGTCACATCAGCCGTAAGCAAACCTTTTAGGTTATAGTCTGACGGTACTGGATATGCTTGCGAGAGATTCGCAAGATTAATTCTCCCGTCCATATGGGCGTTTACCTTGGTATTTCCCAATAAATCCGTAATCTTAGAATTTAGATTGAACTTGTCTTTATCTATACTGAAGGAAAGTTTTTTAATGTCTACATAGGTATCTTCTACTATCCCTGTGGAATTGTTGATTTCCGTGTCTATAAAAACATTGCTAACTGATTTGGGTAAATCTGGATATTTGAAAGATGCATTTTCTGAGTTTATTTTGATATTAAAGGTTGGAATATGCTCATCATCCACAATTCCCTTGAACATACCGTTTACTTCAAAATTACCCGTTGTTTGGACATCTTCAATGTTTTTTGAGTAGGCTTCCGGAATCACCGCCAAAAAGTTTTTGAAGTCTGATGAAGGTGTCTTAAAAGTGACATCCACTTCTTGATTTTCCTCATTTACTTGCACAAATCCATCAAAAACCAATGGCAATTGATTGATCATGGCCTTATTTTCCAAAAAGGAGTATTTGCTATTTTTTAAATCAATGCCAATAATTGCATCCAAAAACAGCTTGTTCTTGTTTAGATATTTAGTGCTATCCATTTCAAAAGAAACCAGCGCATCTGTAGTGGTCTTAAGTTCCGAAGTTTCTAGGGAAAGGTCTCCATTTCCAAAATGGTTCATTTCCGATATGACCAAGTGCATCCCTGTGGCAAAATCATCATATATTATTTCTGTGTTGGTAATTTCATATGCATCCAATGCCAAGGTGAAATTGGTAGAAGCTTCATCAGCAGAAGTTTCAACACTCTCTTCACTTTCTTTTGCAATGTCATAATTGGCATTTTCAGTTTCGTCCACCTTCACATGTAGTCTTGCTGCATCCAGTTTTAAACTTTTGATGGTAATAGGATCCTCCGCAGTTTTAAAAAGTTCCTTAATGGACATTTTTAATTCAATCTGTCCAGAGGCGAACAGGGTATCTCCAACAAAAGGCGCCTTATTTACCAATGAAACATTCGTTAATTCCACATTTGCATTGGGAAAGTTTTTGAGCAAATTAATATAGGCTTCATCAAAATCCAAGGTAGCATTGATGTTATTATTGGCCTTGTTTTTTATGATTTCAGATACCTTTCCACTCAAAAGTAGCGGAAGGGCAACAAGAAGTACAATAATGGTCAGTAGGGTTATTCCTGTAATTTTTAGGACTTTTTTCTTCATATTTGGGTGTTTTCCAACAAAATAAAGAAGAAGCTACTAATCTAGATGTATTTCCTCCCCTATTTTTAAGTTAAATCTTTTTCGCATTAGATATACGAACAAATAGAGCAAAGGGGTGTCCAAGGCAGCAATAAAAATTTTAAAGACAAATCCACTAATGACCAAACCATAAAACAGACTCCATGGAATTTCCCCAAAGGAACAGAGCAAAAGCACCACGGTAAAGGTATCTATGAACTGGGAGGAAAATGTGGAAAAGTTGTTTCGAAGCCACAAATATTTCCCTTTTGTAAGCTTTTTCCAAAAGTGATAAATCTGTATATCAACAAATTGAGCCAATAAATAGGCCATCATTGATGCAAAAACAGCTACTATGGTATTTCCAAAAACCGATTTGAACATTTCATTGGATACAGGCGACCAATCTGTAGCTGAAACTGCAGAAGCAGTGTAAACAATCGCCAAGGAAAAGAAAGAGGCAAAAATACCGGCCACCACTATTTGATTTGCTTTTTTCTTTCCAAAAATTTCCGAAATCAAGTCCGTAA contains:
- a CDS encoding DUF2797 domain-containing protein; the protein is MLYEGVLRKMQTEIGNPIQYYLVFENDFLNMNQLLNKELTIDFIKFQCLNCGKEKPIYRMGFCKSCFYETPLAGDWIMKPELSTAHLDKEDRDLEYEKKVQLQPHIVYLANSSNVKVGVTRKTQVPTRWIDQGAHEAIEIVEAPNRYLAGITEVALKEHVSDKTSWQKMLTNRVEDVNLVEWRNKLQSSIPEEASEYFLGENTETQLDFPVLEYPEKVKSLNLDKTPSYTGVLKGLKGQYLIFDDNTVFNIRGNEGYYVGIGIN
- a CDS encoding flavodoxin family protein, which codes for MSDQLKKITASHCETPPAKYDDIKVLFLNCTLNRTPVLSHTEGLIKVAQNIFEANGAKTKVIRPVDYVIPAGLGLDMSKTPEWDKDDWPLIQKEVDACDVLIVCTSVWLGEKSSVCNRTLERMYGYTHQFNDKGQYRDYGKVGATLITGNEDGVKHCAMNILFSLSHIGYTVPPQADAGWMGEAGPGPSYMDEGSGGLENDFTNRNTTFLVWNCLHLARMLKDNGGVPAYGNLPDEWEAGCKAGFDSPEHKR
- a CDS encoding AsmA-like C-terminal region-containing protein, with the protein product MKKKVLKITGITLLTIIVLLVALPLLLSGKVSEIIKNKANNNINATLDFDEAYINLLKNFPNANVELTNVSLVNKAPFVGDTLFASGQIELKMSIKELFKTAEDPITIKSLKLDAARLHVKVDETENANYDIAKESEESVETSADEASTNFTLALDAYEITNTEIIYDDFATGMHLVISEMNHFGNGDLSLETSELKTTTDALVSFEMDSTKYLNKNKLFLDAIIGIDLKNSKYSFLENKAMINQLPLVFDGFVQVNEENQEVDVTFKTPSSDFKNFLAVIPEAYSKNIEDVQTTGNFEVNGMFKGIVDDEHIPTFNIKINSENASFKYPDLPKSVSNVFIDTEINNSTGIVEDTYVDIKKLSFSIDKDKFNLNSKITDLLGNTKVNAHMDGRINLANLSQAYPVPSDYNLKGLLTADVTTAFDMASLENEQYQNTKTNGTMKLSGFEYASEELKNPVEISTAALTFNPETVSLNSFEGKTGSTDFSTTGTLTNLLGFMFNDENVEGDFKLSSNTFALNDFMVDDAIDEEGTGDTTPSETEERIKIPSFLDCTIDASANTVFYDNLSLKNVTGTLIIKDEAATLKDLKSDLFGGTLGVAGTVSTKDEVSTFDMDLGMSNFNISESFQSLDLLKTLAPLANALQGKINSDIKISGNLKEDMTPNLGTVSGSLLAELLSTKVDATNAPLLSALDSKLSFLNTEDLDLSDLKTALSFDNGSVNVKPFTVNYKDIAVNIDGSHTFDKQLQYKATLDVPAKYLGSEVNKLIAQLDDSDMENLTIPVTANIGGNYTSPTVKTDLSSGVSKLTTQLVEIQKQKLLNQGKDTAKDLISNVFKNDDTDSTQTKSSGVKDALGSLLGGSKKDSTSADSSAVKEDPTKKAVNSVLGGLFGKKKKDTVE
- a CDS encoding queuosine precursor transporter, translated to MTIKDKRLAFSIYLYLGALFITSLVVSNLIFQKFFYWKPFGDVTILGAPLFEVSVGILPYPLTFLITDLISEIFGKKKANQIVVAGIFASFFSLAIVYTASAVSATDWSPVSNEMFKSVFGNTIVAVFASMMAYLLAQFVDIQIYHFWKKLTKGKYLWLRNNFSTFSSQFIDTFTVVLLLCSFGEIPWSLFYGLVISGFVFKIFIAALDTPLLYLFVYLMRKRFNLKIGEEIHLD